The Lycium barbarum isolate Lr01 chromosome 4, ASM1917538v2, whole genome shotgun sequence nucleotide sequence CAGAGTACATCTGTAAGTCATATTATAGGTGTATTTAGTGTAATTTACCCTTAAAAGTTATTTAATAAGATTAATATTAAGAGGTTTTTGATTAGATTACCCTTATTCCCTCCTTAAATGATTAATTAATGATGATTATATGAGTTTTTGGAACAATAAGGGTGAAAGTATAAAAAAATATTGCGGTCTGATTTTCTAAAGTGGAATCTGTTTTGGACTAGATGTATTTTGTTAATTGTGACAAATACAAGGTCCTGAGGAAGAAACTTCATTTGCCTCGCTAATTTAATTTATGCAAAAGATTAGTTTGACAAAAAGCATCATTTCAAAATCTAAATATAATTTATCTGCTTAATAAGTTTAATTCCTTGAATATAGTAAAAGTTCTGGAGTATATAGATTACCATACTAATGAAATGCTGTCAAATATTTGGAGCACAAGAAATTGTCACAATATAATTATGTACTTCTAGCTAGTACTCTACCACTTTCTTCCCTTTATTCCTTTGAGGAGAAATAAAATTTGGGtattttcttctttcctttttcactttctttttcttttttcgagATTTTATTCTTCTACTGATGAGTGCCACTTTAATTAAGAGTTCATAGTAGTATTATCCATTAATTCTTGTATCTTTACAACTGAAATATTGTTTTTAATCTCCTTCATAGGAAAAGGGAAGAGGTCTCTCACTCAGTTGCTTCAGAGAGAAAGTTGTTTTGATCGTCAATGTTCCTGAGAAAGGGTATATCTATTGTCCATCAAAACAATCATAATTTATTTAGTGAAATTTATTGTAAATTTTTCAGAAGGAGTATCTACTTACTTTTTGGTTTCAGTTCTGTGTGGACAGAGAAGCAGTACGAATTACTTCATGATCTGTATCACAAATATAAATCTAAAGGTAAGTACCTCAACTAAATCTTTCCTTGTTGATATTCCTATTCATTTTTATCAACATCACTTTAATATGACATTTTCTGAACTTACCACATGCCATTGGCCCAtgctagcacgggcccaacaaCTTGAATGTTTGGAGATTTGTACAGATAATATCTTTAAGTGCCACCATTTAAGTTTTACTTCTGTCAAAAAAATTGTGAGAATAAATTCGCTGCAAGCATTACATCGTAAAATCTTGATGAATCACCAGAATTTCAAATTAACAGGCAAAACTTATTTGTCAGAGTAATCACCAAAATTTGTGGCCAAATTCTGATATACTTGTCAAAATCTCAAACCTCACCACCACATGTTGGAGTTGTTCCGTGTTGTACCTAAAACTATTTTTGTTTTGACGTTACGCGGCTCAGAAATTGACTATCCATATAATTTTTTACATAACTATTACATGTCGCTTTTTATACTTGTGTTATATATAGAAGCGTCCTGAAGCAGGAGAAGGTCCTCATGCCAGCTTACTGTTTAAAGGGCATTTTTGTCATTTCAGCTTATGCTTCACTgcatggagagagagagagaccagAATTAGATATGTTAAAGAATGCAATGAATAAGTAAGTAGAAAAGAGAAATAACGATTATGAttcataacataaacataaggCAAGATGGCCAAAGCAGCAAAAGCTTTTCACTTCAGGTACAGTAATTGCTTTAGTCATCCAAGAATTTTGCTTCATTTAACTATAATTACGAAGTTACCCCTCAATGTCTAGCTTAAGAATATATGATTAGGATTTATCTAGAAGACCGTGTTTTTTATCAGTGACGAAGATAGCAGCCCAAAATCCAATTGATAAAGCATAGCCGGTTTTCTAATTCAGTAAAAGCGAAGCATAAACTGATAGACAAAAATGCCATTTAATCAGTAAGCTAGCATGACGACCTTCCCCCGCTTCAGGCCGCTTCTAATATTAGAATGTATAATTGAGAAATATATAGTTTTAATCTCTCTATTAAATATTATTTACTTTAGTATTCCCAATGTATTTTATTACGCGCTATCATGAAAGATGCTCATCAACTTAATTGGTGTAGGGTTTGAGATAGCTGCATTTCTCTATGATAAGAAAGAAACTGACGAGGCAGGACATGGATATGCACAAAAAGCACCACGAGGGGGGCATCTACAGATTAGTGCTGCTGAGTTTCGATTATTCGACAAGGTTGGTTTTTCAATTTTACCGCGCAAGACTCATGTAGGAGAAAGTCTCTTTACTATGACATTTTTTCATTCTAATGGTTCGAACCCAAAAACTTTGGTTAAGGATAGAAAATGACCTAATATGACTTGAGACTGCTGTAATACCAACATATATTTTGGAATAGCTTTGATACCAACTGACACAATTCGGATTACACAAAAGCAAAATAATTGACAATAAATTGACTAGTGAAATTAACAAGATAGAAATTCCAGCACAAATTAGAGAATAGAAAAATATTCAAACTCTATTTGAATATCTAAGATAACAATTAGTACAACTAGCTAATTAATCTCGAAGTTTATATCAATCCCTCCTTTTATTACTTCTTTTTCATGAGTTCATTTTTACTTATTATTAAAGTTTTATTTGATCGACCGCAGTGTGTTAATTGAAATATTTATTAGGGATATTGACACCTATATACAATCCTAAATATTTATTGATATAGTTTTTGCCAAAGATTAGGTTTAGCAATAGAACCCAAAAATTTTGTCATTGTATAGGAGTCTCCAATTATAACCGACGATTTAATAGGAAACTCAATATTGTCTTCTTTATTTTCGATATTCTTCTCCTAATTTCATGCTAGAAACATGCATCCCCTTACAAAAATTAATGTAGCCATTTTCATCTCAAATTAATAAAATCAAACCAAAACCAAAAATTaagagagaaaaaggaaaaagtaaattttaactttctttttcttctctgTGTTTGGGTGTTGTTGGAATTGATTGGAAACACCTGAACGAGGTTATATACAAAATCTGAGGAAGATTAGAAGTAATTTGGATTTGTTTCAAATAAAAAATCAGACCTAGAAACATCTCTAAGACGTGTATATCACATTGTATATCCGCGCATATCACACACAACTTTTCATGGACATACACAAATATAGATGATATACAGAAGATAAATAGATATATGATTTGATATATACTGATGCAATGGTGATATACAAATGGAGTCATTTTCGACGTCAAGTTTTCAATCTGAATTCAGTTCAAGTTTGCCTCAAATCGTCTCCAAACACCTCTAAAATATTATTTAAGCTCCTTAAGAAATTCCCTACAAAACCCAATATCACTAAATCCATACAAATCACTAATACACAGATTGAAGGAAATCAAATCAAGTTAGCTTGAAAAAGAATTAGAATGAGACAAATTATTTAAATGAAGGGCGTAACACATTTGATTTCTTTTTCCGTTTGGAAAATCTTGAATTCTAATACATTGATAATGACAGGTAAAAGTCAATGGTCGAAAGGCACATCTACTTTTTGTACATCTAAGGTCGAAATTTTGTGGAGGAGAACCTATCAAGACTGAATTTCAGAAGTTTTTGGTGGATAAAGATGGAATACCAAACAAATGCTTCGGATTGGACACTCCACATCATGAGATAGAGGTAttatttttagtttaatttaTATACTTCGATACAGTAATTTTTTCTTACACTATCAAACTTTTCTTAGGGTTGATTATACTaaacactcttataatataatttAGTTTCAGATACACACTGTGCATTTTATAATTAAATACTAATATCTAAGAGTGTTCATGACTCAGTTTGGGTCGAtatttggttaaaatcaaaatcaGACCAATTTAATTggttttttaattattaaaacaAATTCAAACCAAATATAGTATACATACATCGGTTTGATTAGGTTTTTAAGAACTTTAATggcatttttctttttcattttttcccctACAATTAGGAAATAATTTTTCATCCTTTTCAAACTTATTATCCGTTATTATCATTTTATTGCGGTGGCTATAATCTTATTGAATTATGGTGAAAATGTCTTAAGGTCTATAAGCTTTAATCAAGTGAATAAAGTTTGTAAGAAATTCAAAATAAATCAACGTAAATCACATAGTTGTTTCTTAAAATAAATGAGTTTGGATTCATGGATTTCTTTAAGATATAGGCTTAAGGTGTAAAGTTCATTAGCCTATTAGACATAAATAAATTTTTGATGAAAAAGCATGCAAAGTATTTAaaaatacataaaatatattGCATTTATAAAAATTGTGTATATAACTTTGTGGTTtggttagatttttttttttcggtttatttttgataaaatcaaaaccaaactaaATAACTTTCAATTTGGTTCGATTTTCAGTTTAGATCGATTTTTTACCAAGATGTGAAGACCCTATCTATACCTATATACTTTAGAGTCCTACACCTATACCCCTATGAGATATATCTATAGTTAAGTATATTAAAATAATGTTATTAAAGATAACTTAAAATTATGAATAAAAAAGTTTTTACAtgtttatttttatgaaattctaaaAAGAAgaattatatttttatttaactTTTTATTCGTGTCTTGATTGAAAACGAGAATAAACATTTTTTGAAACGTGCGTCTTTCAAACTCACACATAGGTACAGACACAACTACCTATTAAAATAACGGACTATTAATAATAAATTTCTTACACTTAAAACATATAAGTTATTATTGTTATAAAAAAAACATAtaagttatttatattttaccTAATTATACTATTATAtaaaaaatatcatttttttatttttttttatttattgttccgCTTCAAAATTTGCATAGCTAGATGAAGTTTCATTTCTATAGGATTTCCATTGCATAAGAggttaaaatattttttcaaaaatagaGAGAAAATCATTATATTTAAGAAATTGAGTCATATTACTAGCACAATGTCTTGTATAGTAATAAAAAAGtagagaaataaaaagaaaaacaaaaaacttGCAGAATGAGTTTGTGCTTTGTGTccaaaataggaaaaagaagaaaaatctcTTATTTTTTGTCCAAATTGTCGTCGCCAACTGATCAGAACCTAAGTAATTTGATttataatttttcttattttattttatgaaatTTTAATTATCTAAAATAAATTTATGGGTCAGAGGAGTTACTAttattttttctatatttactttttttttttgctgttcaAGTTCTACGTACTGATCACTATTTTTTCATTAACCAGATTGAGGTTATTCGTTTACTCTCGGAGAATGCAGATTGACAAGTTTAAGCTTCTTCCTAGGATGGCACATTATTTACTTTGGCCTTGGTGTTTTCTGTTCTTACTTATCTTCAATTTTTTGTTTATCTCTTGGAGAACACGTGTTAAGATAAGCAATTTATGTCTGAATTAGGTTTACAATGTCTtg carries:
- the LOC132638300 gene encoding glutathione peroxidase 1-like encodes the protein MSSMVVSSPLNAQSLSKLRVNSKHSSLPSKALCILSHKISLESSSKSSFIHGDFTFPSPNFSTFVSKYPSLNIITAQTSPLGEQIIYNFQAKEKGRGLSLSCFREKVVLIVNVPEKGSVWTEKQYELLHDLYHKYKSKGFEIAAFLYDKKETDEAGHGYAQKAPRGGHLQISAAEFRLFDKVKVNGRKAHLLFVHLRSKFCGGEPIKTEFQKFLVDKDGIPNKCFGLDTPHHEIEIEVIRLLSENAD